Within Limanda limanda chromosome 1, fLimLim1.1, whole genome shotgun sequence, the genomic segment atagtaattataccaatataatagcagtttatagtaataatggcagcaacagtatatataataataatagtaaatataatactaataataataacatgtacacatgtataaatatgtgtatatagacttatatatacaaagaatatacaaagagtatgatataatatgatatgatatatagtagaggtataaatataagtatttgactatacaatagataatataatatactatgagtatAAGAAtgtgtagacagagtgtgcaaaagacaatattattgtatagaatgatatataatatcaatatggtttattttaacacatatcacatatgatgtgaagtaagtgttccagtatatggagcggagtgttgtacagggtacacagtgcaggagacaggtatatttagtacagttctgtgatggaggctctgacagaggtagatgagttgtacagtcttattgtggttgggaggaacgatttcctgtatcgttccttcgtgcagcggggttgaatgagtctttggctgaagctgctccttagcttgtccagtgttttgtggagggggtgagagggattgtccatggTTGCCAGCAGTTTttccagcatcctgtcctccaccaccttctccagggtgacaagctcagagccaaccacagactctgccttcctgatgagttttctcagtctgttggcgtcctttgcatTGATGCCCACacaccaggacaccacagcaaagaagatggtgctcgccacaacagacttgtagaacatctgcagcatcttgttgcagacattgaaggacctgagccttctcaggaagtaaagctggctcaggcccttcttgtagacggcctctgtgttggtggaccagtccagtttattgtccattGTGACccccaggtacttgtatgcagGTACCACCTCaacatccgtcccaccgatgcagacacgccacgttgagctgcatgcagttctccccacaccacttcacaaagcggtcaaccaggtccctgtactcagcctccctcCCGAGCACGGCGagacactgtctgtctgtccgtctgtctgacTCTCTCATTGTCTTAcatacacaggcacacacacgcgcacacacacacacacacacacacacatccccagtTTTTTGAAAGAGAGGGACAACGCCCTCTGTTGGGGCGGGAAACTCGGGAGTCGCGGAGCCAGTACAGGTGTGCAGCTTCctctaaaggccggcgcatgcttctgcgttttcatgggaacggagacgcaagagcccttccgggcccctcacggcccttcctacgtccttacgtgcgtcggacaatttttctaactagacggcaaagccccgcaagcgtcacccggccgcgagggctgtgattggtctgctgactacatcatctccggagtcgcatttccggttcatgcccggaaaccacggaggatttagaagaacgaatatggaccagatagaagagcacttggcagaagagatccgacactatgtccactagtataacccgtcactaaccggcggatttttccgccagaaaaaggctctgtggagccgccgtggcgatgtaaataaatcgctcttctacgtgcaacacacaaagaagagccgacttcgacaaaaaacattactgcgcctagtgttctggcggggaattgcatggcaacacgggcaacggttggagaaccatgaatgacaacgagtcctgcgttacagctgcgtgcctgcgggcccctgacgacgcagaagcatgcgccggccttaagccTCTCCTCCTACCGTTGTCCTCATAGACATATACATGGCTAGATGGCTTCCGGCGGAGTCTTGAACGTCATCacaggcggccatcttgccTCGGGTAAGCTTTCTGGAAGGACCTGTTGTATCTGAGGTAGGGTCAGTGATCTGCAGAAACGCTAATACTCGTATCTCGCTGAAATCTTGACGGATTTACAAATGGTTTGGTTTCTTACAAACGTTATTAACGTGGTTAGAATTATGGATGCTTGAACATGTTGAAATCGCAGCTTTTCTCTTCGAAAAATGACTTAATCGTGCAGCTAAGTTGTGTATCACGGCTAGGCTAGGCTAGGCTAGCACCGAGTAGTTTACATTTATGGGAGAGGTAgaattgttctttcttttcaatATTACTTAAGTTGTACATGATTTAACTGAAGTTTCACATGATTTCCGATCGGGTTGGTTTGTTAAAAAAATCTTACATTATGATTTCTACAGGAAATTGCTGACTTTATTGCCAGTGAAGATGCCATCCTTTTGTGCAGCCTACGGATGCTCCAATACCCGTTCTCTCGAAACGAGAACCCGTGGGATCACCTTTCACCAGTAGGATATTACaatattatgatttattttttagataCTGAGTGGAAGTATGTACAGGAACAGCGGGGCTATGATATAATAGTATTGCTAGATTGTTGTTGACACAaggtagcctgacgttgtcagactcataattctagtcagaatatgagtctgatactgctccattgggctgtgattatggggtgtgtttcaaccgaaccaggaaacaaaatgtctcttcgctcaattggatagacctacaaccaatcagagcaacgtagtatgtgacgtatgtcaagcgacgcatagttgtcagttgtctgtttcacgagtttattcactctctaaataaatcaatggaaatgctgcaaatgccgctcgtatatccaccggaggcaaagcccccaggaagcagctggagaccagggctgctcgtgagagccccggccacCTGCGGCGTTAAGAAGCCTCAacgcgaccggcccgggaccggccggtagcgaggctctgagagagatccgtcgctaccagaaatctacggagctgctgatccgccagctgcgcttccagagctccgctgtcatggctctgcaggagaacagcgAGGAGCCAAAACGGCAGTTcatcgtttttttcaagcatacacttccttgttgctccaacattaactgcaacagcgtcccaacatgtgtcttttttgtctcatatgtgctgaggagcgtagcgcccccccacactctctttttatttatatgactgcttgtgtggcccAGCAtcgggccagctgataaattaaactttttccgaatcccgtatgaggacagcaaaaacctcttttcgatctacaaatgccttcatcgcgttcctctgttcctctttcaaaatgaatgcgctgtcgatgtctgctgaaacagactcgacggcagcatcgacacatctcagctctccagcggcaggcagcgctctttggtgacgtggttgattacgtcactgtagatcatctgtccatcatcgtataaagcccgccctgacaatttgattggatCGACCCGCTTCGGTTCgatcatagtttctccccaacggagcaatgccagaccgaacttcccgaactcaaatgttgtgggcggggctaagttcgtctggcacccaggctagacACAAGGCTTTTTAGAATATATTTGTTTACACAATCACTGAATGTTTCTTTTTGAcacctttttattgtttttagtgTGGTTATCTTATTCTTAATGTACATAAATGCATGCATACATACAATTACTCCAAAAATATGATAATTtaggtgtgtatttgtgtccttACCCTTAATGTAAATGGAAATACGGATTGAAAATGTTGACAATAATTTATATATCTGGGTACATTTCTCACTTTTTAAAGGTTTCCCAAAaccggagagaggaggaggatgtgggaGGTTGCCCTAAGAGGAGACCGTTTTGCTGCCTCTGACCGTACAACGCTCTGCAGTGAGCACTTCAGGAGTGAGGACTTTGACAGGACGGGGCAGACTGTCCGGCTTAGAGATGGCGCTGTGCCAACCATTTTAACTttccaggggcctcatttataaccgttgcgtacgcactaaacgggcctgaaacgtgcgtacgccacttctcacgccaacgttgggatttataaaaacaaacttgacgggaaaatgtgcgtatttctacgcaaacttagacccatgCTTAtgagcgttttggggagacgggaaaacggtgacacagacgtgaggtggtgaactgcagcagattattgatccaattcataatttacattaaaaccaacagtttttcgcACGcaacgtatctgctccacacaagccttttaatgaaaaaaatttaaaacaactttacgcaaattaggttcagattcgatttaacagccgagttacggagccaagtcattaataggttttaataatattttctaacactgtgcgtgtatcatcagatcgctgcagtgaacgggactgagtcacagagcgcactggagattacttataagaaataaagaaactttccaaataatatcccagaggaggtgaggatccactgatgtgagcgaatcggtccgatgctataaataaataaatactgccgtgacaccggtgcggggATCTGCTcggagtatcagtgtattttctttattagtgacatcactgctgtcccataacgtcgctcttcacctccacctcactaacagacacctcgatgtcagtgtcagaaagtttcacttcctcttcacatcgcttgatgtggtgactccgtcaggactcacggtggaaacccattggtcagcagcatcatttaatattcacgccgtgctttgcattgaccatttatggtggaaagtgggcgtgtggagggcgaatttggaggcagatccacgtacgaacgtttccaggtggactgtgatttataaagcgaacattgcgttcaggtgtacgtgcgcacggttttataaatcggaattatcttttgcgtacgccatttccggcttttgtacgtacatacacttttagtatgaatcctacgcactcttttataaatgagacccctgttCATCTTCAAAGGGTATGTGTATCATTGACCAACAATAATTTAAGGTGTATAAGATTGATGTATCAATATAAATATGTgattaaatgtcacattttagttttttgtttctgcaaGTTATATAATGTGTTGTTTATTACAGCACATTTTAGACATTCAAAACTTCTTTACTGTTTATTTTAGTCGGTAGCAACAAGAACCACAACCACTTCTAGAAGTGCCGATGACAACCTGCCAATGGACTTGATGCCTGATGCTGTGAGTATTTGCCTGTGGAATGTCACAAACTGATGATAGCATCATATGGCTTGTTATATTCAATCCTTTATCTTGGTGGTACCCAGAAAGGTCTATGATGGTGTTAGTAGTCTAAGAGCCCAATATTATTTGAGGTGGTACTCAttgtaaaaagtttgaaaaccaCTGGCTATCTCACTTTCCCTGTTACTCATACACTGGAATGAATAAACATACGTGAACATTGAAACTACACCCaggggtaggcaacctttacatttttgtccagagccacaaaacatatttttgcctTATAAGTGGAGGAGCCTATACAAATTTCTTAAAAgtatgctgttgtgttttctgttggagAATTTGAGAacctaaaaatgtatttaggcTCACAGAATTGAAAAGTGAAGATTGAATTGTTGAAAAAGTAAGTTATTCATTTCCGTATtactataatttatatatttgtatattttgccAAAACAACAGGGAGCCACTGGAGAGAGGAGATTGGAGCGCAAGCGGCAGGCCACTGACCACTTCTATGCATGGCCTGCTTCCCCTAAGGCTATAAAGGCCAAACTTGAAGAAGCCTCAGCGAGAGTGAGGAAACTGCAGCGGGAGAAGACTAATGCCTTTAGGAGAGAAAATAGGGCCAAAAACAACATGCAGGCTCTTCTGGAGAAACTGAAGGAGAAAAATCTCATCAACGAAGAGCTGAAAGACAAGCTTGAATGCTACTcaggtaaaataataaaacaaatattttgtgtattttatgttcTTTGTTGGCTTCCTAGTTACTATTAAAAGGAGACCTACTGAATCACTGTTGCTAATTTAATTTCAGATCATCCGGTTCATCTCCTGTCGAGGCAGGGCGTAGAGTACACCAAGGCCCAAAGAGATTTTGCCCTAACGCTCCATCTGCATGGTCCAAAGGCATATCACTACCTGAGAGATACTCTGCATATTCACCTGCCACATCCAAGTTCATTACAAAACTATTCTTCGTGATGTCTAATTTTACACTGAATTACATTAAGCACTACAGACAATACAGGGATGCTTGGGTTAGTGGTTAAATGGCTACGTGGTTAAATGTctactttttaattttgcaAGGTGGCTGAGCTCTCTTGATGCCAGACCTGGTCTCAATAAAATGATGTTAGACATGCTGGAAAGACGGCGTCAGGAAGATGAGGTCAAATATGGATGTGTCACTCTGATGCTGGATGCCATGTCCATCAAAAAACACGTTCAACATGAtcctcagacacaaacaatgtTTGGTTATGTGGACATGGGGGATCGATTGAATGAGACTGACATAGCTTCCGAGGCTCTTGTGTTTATGGTGGTTGGGCTTCAAGGTTATTGGAACGCTCCAATTGCATATTATTTGACCAAGTCCCTCACACCAGAATCACAGAAAGTGTTAGTAGAACATGCATTAGAAGAGCTGCATCATCGTCAGATAAGGGTGGTGTGCATGACAATGGATGGTCATGCATCAAATGTCAGTATGTGCTCCCAACTTGGGTGCGATCTAAAAGCAGACCCCTGTAAGCCCTTGAAGACCCATTTCCCACATCCAGTAACCCAtgacaatgtttttgttatgaTGGACGCTTGCCACATGCTGAAGCTGACACGCAATATGTTGCAGGTACATGCTCATTATTTCCTATCTTCTCTGGTTGACTGTTCtgctttttatacattttgattGTATTTACATAATTGTGCAGACTATGGTGCTTTACAGTTGACGTGTGCATTATTCTGCAGGCATACAGCCCAATTAGAAGCATAACTGGCAGTATCAATTGGAAGTACATAGTTCACTTGAACAAAGTCCAAAAGAAAAGTGGACTACATGCTGCCAACCGAGTCACAGATATGCATGTGAACTTTGCTAATCAGAAGATGAAGGTATGTTTGCATGATGATTTATGTATAGAGGGCCGCAATATAAATGGGCTCTAGggctttattgtgttttcatactttttGATGATTTTCGCATCTTGTAGGGCTAATGTGCTCTTAATTTCTCCTTATAAACTCAATCAAGGTCTCCCTGGCTGCTCAGACTTTGAGTAACTCTGTGGCAGTGGTGCTCCGCACCTTGCAAGACGTGGGCTATGCAGAGTTCAAAGGTTGTGATCTACTTCAGAATTGATTAAGGTAATGCAGCTAGGGATTTGCATcattgacaaaaaacatttcccaacATTCTACTGTTCTTACCAACATTTGAGTGATAATTGCTTTAACCCCTTTAACCCTTTAACACCCACCCTCCCTTTGTAGTTGATCTGTTGGTCAGCTACCCCCAAAACGAGGGTTGGTAAATGTGAATGCCACCAGGATTAACCcgttatctttttcttttcttttttttcagttttggaaTCAGGAACGATTAAATAATTATGACCCTCCTCAAATTCAACAATATGCAAGAACTTGGTTAAAACTGTTTATACCTACCACATACTGTCCTCAAAAGCACCCTTATTGTCACGTCTCAGATTTACAGGTTTAAAGCAATGTagcaatttaattttaaaaagcatagccacagaggaaatggagagaaagaaaattatGCCTCATACTTGGGTGTTTACTATCTGATACCTGTTATCTGATAACTAAGTTATAGtgatgattttcagtgcttTCTGTTAATATATATCTTTGTTTATAGATAACAGACACGCTGTTTGACATCTTGAACAGTCGCAATCCCAGAGCCAGAGGGTTCAAAGCCCCCCTTGGTTCTAGGAATTGGACAAGCACCAGGGAGTTCTTGATAAAAGCAAGGGGGTACTTGCTCACTTTGAAGATGGAGGATGGCAAACCCCTTTACAGAACAAAGAGGTCTTTTAAAATAGTGACTGTTCAATTAGTGATGCACTGACACCAGAATGAGACTGATGATTTAGAAAATAGgggtttattttattctacGCTAGATATATACAAGTTGATAATTTAATGATTTGTAAATTGACTAAGGTAAAACTCTACCGGTTTCAGTGCATCCCTCCAGTCCAATTTATAAGTTCAACAGATGCTATGTTCTCTTGTTTATCTACTATCTTCTGCATTGAGTTCAGAtgctctgtcctcctgtctgcaTCGAGTTCATGAGATGCTCTTTTCTGTCTGCGTCAAGTCAAGTTCATAAAGTGGTACgtattatatattattcatatgATACTATCTTGCTCCAATGTGTTTGCAAATTTGTCTGTGTTCCAATTCTCTTGTATTCAGTTTTTTCTCCCCAGATATCGGTGTCATAACGGTAGGTATTGCATGGTCTGCATGTTAAGTTGTGAATAGATTCAAGAAGGTTTAGTGTCCCAAAAGTAATTTTAAGGATCCTAAACCTCACACTGATTATACTTTAAGGTCAGGGATGCAAACTagttagcccccccccccccccccccccgccccatgCCAATGAAGTGAATTGTTTGAAATGGGGACTTGTGTCTGCCCTGGGAAGTGCTGCTCTGGGAGCATTCACTATTTTCACCCTATACTGTTAATTTGCATCCCTGCTTTCTTGTGTCCTGTTTTGGCAGAATCATCATAGTAATACAATATTTGCTTTTGAaggttcctctctgtcctgtGCTACATCATAAACATTGACACGTTGCTGTCGATGGTTCCTGTGCTGCTTGAAGGACAGCGATATGTCTTGACCTACAGATTCAGCCAGGACCACTTGGAACTTCTCTTTAACTCCATCAGAGCATCCGGTAGGGttcataatttatatttaccaGCCGCAACACTAAGTGACACAAAGCTTCAGCAAATTCTTGTATCGTTTTCAGTTGGTCGGtccatatgttgtttttttcatttttggtaaaatatgttttctgaaGACACATACATTACCTCGAAGTGTCACAAACATTTTTGAGTATTTagaaaaatgtctgtgtgtttgactaTCTGTTTGCAGAATGTATCACCACTGGTACAGTCTGaattgtttgtatgtatgtacatTGTCCGGAAGAGGATCGGGTCAGaggatgtgtttgtgcttgGGGAGCACATCAGCGGCACCCAGTATGGTATAGACAGCCACCACCATACGCTGCTAACGTTAGTTGTGTCCCTGTTCTTTAAGATAAGGCTACACCACATCGCAAAAATTACTACACTGGGCTTACAGAGCAATAACATGAGACACAAGCTAAATAAAACAGTCCTTTTCAAAGGGCATTAGCCCAATGTTAAGACCCTGGTGGGTCTCTCTGTTCGCCCGCCTATTTTTGCTGCGTCTCTCTCTGATTTTTTGCAACTGCACTGTGGTCACCCCACAGATGACTGATGTTTGCACAGTCAGCCAAACCACATGGAGATGGTGGTTAGTTATTGTGTgggtgtatatatgtatatatgtatatatagtaatgtaatgtaatgtaattcaCTGTTATGGGGTTATGCCTGAAACAACTTGCGGCTTGGAGGCTGAGGGATGTGGATCtttggaggcagcagcagataCTACGGTGGCTCAGAGAGCTCAGCACACTGCAAttcaagaaaacacatgcaaatagaaaagaaaCCAAAGCTGTTGGCTAACTGGTGAACCGGTCAGGTGGTACTCATGATTATAAATCAGGCCAAGCTAAGATGTATGATGTAAATAATTCCAGTTATGGttgtataaataaaactaaGAACAGCAGCATATTCTCATACTATAGTACCTCAAAGCAGCTATTTAAACGATTTATTGATTATCAGTTTAGTTCTGTCGATGTTTGCATTGACATCCATGTGTCTTTTTGAAAAAAGGTTTGCTCTGGCGTTCGACCACCACAGATAGAAGGGAGATATGTCTGTGATTTGAGTGAACTGGACTTTTAACATACAGCAGGAAACCTTTTGGAGTTTAGTCTGAAGTTACATTAGTAATACTCTCTGATATGATGATAATATGAACAGTCTCGTCTTCTggcctgtgtttctgatcagacATCCACCGACATGTCTGTCAGACTGAAGCGCTTTACTCTCCCTCAGTAACAAAAAAGATCCATGAagtcagtgtgtgagagagagtgtttgtgtgttgtgtgattaaATTGTACCACTTTGCTATCAGCAGAAATCAATGCTCTTGTGCTACATGATGGCTCTATAGTGAAAGCTGTAGCAATGAGTGTGTttattagggatgagcgagtacagcattatctgtatctgtatctgttaaccatatgaattatccgtatccgtactcggagtgggcggggcctaacccggaagttggtgtgatttaac encodes:
- the LOC133008543 gene encoding THAP domain-containing protein 2-like, with the translated sequence MPSFCAAYGCSNTRSLETRTRGITFHQFPKTGERRRMWEVALRGDRFAASDRTTLCSEHFRSEDFDRTGQTVRLRDGAVPTILTFQGVCGATGERRLERKRQATDHFYAWPASPKAIKAKLEEASARVRKLQREKTNAFRRENRAKNNMQALLEKLKEKNLINEELKDKLECYSDHPVHLLSRQGVEYTKAQRDFALTLHLHGPKAYHYLRDTLHIHLPHPSSLQNYSS